The DNA window AACTCAAGACACGTAAAGACCGTGTTGCCCAGTTGCACACCACCGAACAGCAGCGGCATCACCACTTCCGGGCGATGATAGAGACGCAACGCGAGAATGAGGGCAAGGTTGCCTCCGACACCCAGGAGCCCTGCGAAGAACCCCTTGCCGAATCCTTGCCGATTCCAGTCCCCCTTGTCGGGCACCGCGCCTGTTATCAGCAGCAACATGCCGCCGACGATTCCGACGACCACGTAGCCGAGCCCGATCATCACCAGTGATAACGACGCCGAACCGCCGAACTCCACGCCGGCCTTGCCCAGGATCGGTCCGTAGACACCCCAGCTGACCATCGTTAGTAGGATCCAGAGCTGGGCCGCCTGTAGGCCCCGATTAGATTTCACGGAAGACTCCTCGATCGACTCGAATGGGCTCGAAGCGCTGCTCAGGATAGGCCATCGGGGACCGCTCATTCCAGCCATGGACCCACCCGGCGGTTCATTCCGACCGAAACCGAATACTTGGGCAATTGCGGGGGTACAGTCTACGTATCGAGCGATCGAAAACAGCTTCGTGGGGGAATGGATAGATGAAACGGAAAGCACTGGCCCATCTGGTTGCCCTTTTTCTGCTCTTTCTGCTGCTGGTAGCGCCGGCACCCGCAGCCGCCAAGACCGACTCGGACCTCGAGGCCCGTTTGGCGGAACTGGTCGAACGGATGGAGCAACGCAGGGAGGAGCTTCACATCCCCGGGATGGCCCTGGTGGTCGTCAAAGGCGACGAGGTCATACTCGCCCGTGGTTTCGGTGTCACGGATATGGAATCCAACAACCCGGTCACGGACGAGACGCTGTTCATGATCGGCTCCACGACCAAGGCCTTCACCTCGATGCTGGTCGGCATGATGGTCGATGCCGACAAGATGGCCTGGGACTCGCCGATCGCCGACTACATCCCGTATTTCGACCCGACGGTCGACAGCGAGGATGAGGATGCACGGGTGACGGTTCGCGACGCCCTCTCCCATCGCAGCGGATTCTCCAGGATGGGAATGCTGCTGACGGCGCAAGACGTCGATCCGACCGATGTGCTGAAGGTCGCGAACGGTGCGGAAGCCTTCGACGGATACCATCAGGCGTTCCATTACAACAACATCATGTTTCTGGCCGCAGGCACCGCCAGCGCCAAGGTCGCCAATTCGGACTGGCACCGTCTTGTCCGCAAGCGGATCTTCAAGCCGCTCGGGATGACAAGCAGCTCGACGGAATCCGCGAAGATCCGTGGCGACCTCGTCCCCGGTTATGCGTGGCAAGAAGACCTCGGCGAACTCGATCGCCAACCGGTTCTGCCGATCGATGTCGCCGCTCCGGCGGGTGCCATCGTGTCCAATGCGACGGATATGGGAAAGTGGCTTCGCTTCCTCAACGGCAAGGGAACCTATCGCGGCAAGCAATTGGTCGATGACGCGACGATCGCCGAAATGTGGACATCCAACATCGAAATCGCTGAGAACTTCGGTTATGGGATGGGCTGGTTCGTTCGTGAATGGAACGGCCACAAGATGCTGGAGCACGGCGGAAACATCAACGGCTTCTCAGCCGAAGTCGGGCTCCTGCCGGACGACGACATCGGCTTTGCGTTGATGACGAACTTGACGGCCACGGCTCTGCAACAGGAGTCGCTGGAAATTGTCTTCGAGTCTCTCCTGGGCGAGGGCGAATCGACGACCACCGACCCGGAGGCGGACACCCACGAGACCGATGAGGCCGCGGAGTCGCTGACCGCGTTTCTCGGAGACTACGTCGCCGAGTTCGGCGCCTTCAAGGACGCGACTTTTGCAGTCTCCGAGCAGGACGGCGTCCTCTTTGTCAACGTTCCCGGCCAGACCAACTACGAAATCAGGCCGGTGGGCGACGACGGGCGACGTCCCTTCGCTGTCACCGATACGGTTGCCGTCTCGTTCGAAGCGAATGAGGACGGCAGCGTGGATCTGATGCGCATGCATCAGGGTGGTCTCGATTTTGAACTCCCCCGTCGTGGAGTGGTCATCGAGCCCGAGATCGACCTGGATGAACTTGCACCCTTCCTTGGCACCTATCACTCCGAAACCTTCAACGGCGACGTGCCGGTCCGGATCAAGAACAACCGACTGGCGGTAGACATTCCAGGGCAGATGGCGTTCGAATTGCGACTGCCCGACGAGGACGGGCGACGGCGGTTCCGGATCCGGGAAGTGATCAGCGTTTCGTTCGAGATGGATGACGACGGACGAGTCGCGTCGATGACCTTGTACGAAGGAGACGACCAGTCTGAGACGATGCCACGCAGCGGCGATCCCGACGGGAAACCGCTTCCCACCGTGTCGGAACTGATGGCCGTGCGCGCCAGCGACGCACGAGTGGCAGCGATGAAGGCCATGGGCGGCGTGATGGTCACGAGCCGATTACAGATGGTTCATGCAGGCCTCAGCGGCACGTCGACGACCTGGGGTGACGGGACGCGCTTCCGTAGCGAATCGGATTTCGGTCGTTTCGGCTGGGTTCACATTGCCCTCACGCCTGAGATGGGCCAGATGCAGACCCACGTGACACCCATCGACGCGATCGAGGGACGCCGACTCTCCGCCTTGATCGAGTTGGAGAGCGTGGCGCAGAACCTGGACTGGAGAGAGCACTTTGATTCCGTCAAGGTGCTGCGCTGGGAGACCCGGGACGATCAGAGTCTCTTGCTGGTCCAGCTTCGTAACGGCGACGCACCCGTGATTCGCGCCCTGGTCGACACGGAGACCGGAGACATCGTGGAGTACGAGTCCTCGATACCGATTCCCGGCGCCAACACGGAGATTCCCATTACCGTCACCCTGGAAGACTACCGGGAGGTCGAAGGGGTCCGCATCCCGTTCCGCTCGGTTGCCGTCAATCCCGAATCGGGAAGCACCGTCACCGAGATCGACACGATCAAGACCGGTCAGACTCTGTGCGACGCCCTGTTCGAGCTGGGCAGCGAGCCCGACTGCGCCGCGATGTAATCGGGCCCGGCGCTACGAGGATCGTTTCTGGACGCGACTGTCGTACGCGCGGAGAATCATTGCGTCTTTGTCCGCAAACAGGTCCGTCGGCGGGAGCTTCATTCGTTTCAGTAATCGCTGTTCCAACTCCGCATGGGGTTCGGCACTCCCGTCGGCGCGGATGTGGAGGATCTCCTCGGGGCCATCGCGCAGTGCGCGACAGATCAGCAGAGTTCGATGGCACTGGATGGGGTCTCGCTCCGCGCACATCAGTGCGATGCGGTGCTGCTGCAGGCCAAGACGAAGTCGTTGTAGACCCTGCCGAAACAGGGTCGTGCGTGCGGCAACGTCGTAGAGGACCCGTCCATCGGCGTCGTAACACTCGGGTTCACTCCGTCGCGCGCCCAGTTCGTCGCCAAGAAACACATACGCGATTCCGGATGCCCAGAGATCTCGCTTGAGCGTCTCGCGATTGAACTGGGGATTGAAACGACTATAGGGAGACGACCGAACATCGCCGACGGCGGTAATCTCGTGCTGACGGAGGAGGCCAACGAACGTCGTCGTGGAATGAGTCGAATGACCGATTGTAAAGACCGTCTCTCGCGTCATAGCGGTCACGGATACGAGATCGACTTCCCACCCGGGAGCCGTTTGAGAAACATCACATCCCCCCCCACGCGCCACACGCCTGGTCGTACCAGTAACGACCCTCGGGGAGGGTGAACTGATAGCTGTTCTCTATCTTCGCAAGTTGCTCGGATGTCATCACGACACGGTTGACGGAGATAGCGCGTCCGCGACGGGTCAGGACGATGAGTTCACCGGCGTCGGGTTGACCGCGGCCGTAGATATCGACCGGGTAGACCGAGAAGTGGAGTGCATCGTCGCCAACCTCGAACCAGGCCCGGAACCCATAGCTGTCGCCGTAGCTCCCGACCAGTGTGCCGACCACACCCGGGTCCCCCGGGGACCCCTTGATCTGCATCTGGACACCGTCGGCGAGCATCACGCCAGCGACCGTGCCATCTTCGCCCTGTGCCAACTGGACGGTCATCTTGACCTCGGGACCCCCGGACTCGAAAAGGCCGTCGAAACGGGGTCCCGCGCCGGAGACCACGGTGACGGAGGCTAGAGCCGCGCCGGCGATCCAGAACGACCGTCTGAGCAACTGAGGGCGACGGGTGTTCGGCTGCATGGCGATCCTCCCCAGGACGCGTCGGTCTCTGTAGCTTACGCTAACCTCGCAGCCCTGTTAAGGGGCGTCGGTGCTATTCTGCTGACTCGATGGCTACCGTAAGAACAAAGTTGGCGATCCTGATCAGCGTCGTCCTCGTCGGGACGTTCGGCCTCCTGATCTACGTCATGCTGCAACAGGCCAAGGTCTCCTGTGAGGCCTGCATCCAGTTCAACGGACGCACCGTCTGCCGAAGCGCCATCGGTCCTGATGACGCTTCGGCCAGTCGAACCGCGATCGACAACGCATGCGGGCTATTGGCCGGCGGCATGACGCAGTCGATTGCCTGCACCAACACGCCACCGGTCTCCCTCGTCTGCGAATAGCGTCGCGGACGGACTACGGCATCAACTTGAGTGCCTTCAGATATACCGTCAAGAGAGTGTCACTCGGAAACGACGGCTCCGGGACCGCGACCGCGCTGCCAGGCCGCGGCGGGCTCCCCAAACTCGTTGAACAGGATCACCGACTGGAACCCGTTCTTGTGGGTCCGCTTGCCGAGGTCCGTGATTCGAGACTGTCGTTCTTCTTCGGATAGATCGGCCCAGTCGTCGACGTGCGCAAACATCATCGGCCCGGCCGTCTCGACGCGGGTCACGTTACACGCGGCCGACAGTTCAAGGATCGACGGCGGCTCGGGGTCGGACCGTCCCGCACCAAGTACGAAGAAATTGATGAAGATCGAAGTCACGAAGAGAACACCCGCGACGGACCCGAGAATCTTCATTCTGCGTCGTTGGCGAGCCAACTGGTTGGGGCGCTGCTTGGCGACCACGTACTCCGTGACGGTATCTCCCCGGGTCCGCATATCCTTGAGCGCGCCCAGGTACAGCTCTTCCTCGCTGACCTTCTTCGGCGCGTCCGGTAATGCAACATCCCCGGCCACCGATTCGCGTAACAGCGCACGCATGGAATCGATATCCGTCGCGATCTTCCCGGCCTCCTCCGCGCCCAAATCCTCGTACGGATCTCGTAGGACGGGTGCCAGTCGGAGCTTCAGCGAGAATAGGCCCCGACCGCTCGATCGCAGTTCTTCGGCGAAACCAGAGAGTCCCGCCTGCAAGGCTCCGTCCTGTTGATCTTGCACTCTGGAAGCGACAAATTCGAGAGCGACCTGTGATTGTGTCAAGCGTTCAATCAGGACGTCGCGCTGCGCACGGACCGGCTTGTTGTCGTCCGACGGGTGCCCAAGCTGGACCCATTCCTGTAAGTACAACTCGACGAGCGATTGGATTGCCAGGGCGTCGACGGTCGCCCTCGATGCACAATCCTCGGCATCCGGATCGATTACGCTTCGAATACATAGTTGTTGCTCGTGAGAGAGCATTTCGGTTTCTCGCTCCAGTTCGCCACGCCCCTCGGCCCGGGTCAGCTGTGCGAGCCGGATGGCCAGGACCATGCATGCGATCAGGTCGGATCGTGAGCAGCAGAGGACGTCGCCCATCTGCAAGAGGTAGTCCTTGTCGCCGCGATTGAGCTCTTCGTCATCATAGGAAAGCGTTCGCAGCCGATTCTCTAGTCGAACGACCTCATCGAGCAACGGCGGGAGAACCCGCGCACAGCCCTCGATCTCGGTCACCTCCAGAGGCTTCATCTCCAACAGACGACGCAGCTCTCGTTCGACCACGAGACGCGTGCGCAGGAGATCGCGTGGAATCGTAAACCGTGGCCCACCGGTGGCCTCGTCCTCCGCTATACGGAGGATGGTCTGAAGCTCTTCCGGTCGTGGCTCGTAGTGAAGTTCCCGTGTGATCTGGCGTCGCGCTTCGAGACTTCTGTCGGGAAGCGTTGCCAGAAGCCGATCCAACTGGATCGACAGCAGATCCAACGCGTCCGCGAACTCCATCGGCGTGTTGTCCGACCCGACAACGTGGGACGTTAGCGATCCGTCTTCGTTTGTCATCGAGGCGACCCGTCGATCCGCACGAGGCCATCGGGTGTGTAGGTCGCGTTGTACCAGTAGACGCCGTCCCAGTTGACGTCGCCAAGACCGGATGGGATAAGCACCTGGCCGGTATAGATCAGGGACTTCGCGTCACCCTTCGGGCGAACGACACTCCACCAGCCGAATGGACCCAGATCCTTGAATCCCAGGATCTTCTCGCCGTCGAACTTCTTCAAGATGGAGTCGGCATCGTCGATGTAGCCATTACTAATGAGAGGCTCCAGAGTCGCCGTATCGAGCGTGGCGTAGCTTCCGTTGTCGGCATAGTGACGACTCATCGCATCGTAGAGGGTATCCATGGCGGCCGCAGTAGCCGTCCGATTGGCTTTCTCCATGGCGCGCCCAAACATGGGAACCGCGATCGAACTCAGCAGCCCGATGATCAGAACGACCACCATCAATTCGATCAGAGTAAAGCCGGATTCCTGGCGTCGATCTTCCATCAGATCTCCCGAACCGTTACATAGTCGTAACCTATTCCGGAACGGGGGCGGGTCAAGCCCCGCCGGGAACGGGCCGAAAAACGGGTAAGTTACGGGGTCTAATGGCGGGCGGGCACCGGGAAACCGCGGTCCCTCATCAAGGCACCGATGCCGGCATCTCGACCGCGGAATTCGCGATAGGCGTCCGCAGGGTCGACGGCGTTCTGGATCGCGAACAGGTGCTCGACGAGCTTTGCCGCGAGGTCGGCGTCGTAAAAACCGTCGCCGGCTTCCACGAACGCCTCCGCCGCGTCGGAGGTCAAGACATCGGCCCAGAGATAGCTGTAGTACCCGGCGGAGTATCCCTCGCTACTGAAGATATGACCAAAGTGCGGGCTCCGATGCCGCATGACGATCTCTTTCGGCATGTCGAGGGTCTTCAGGGTCTCACGCTCGAATCGATCCGGCTCGATCCCCGCCGGATCGGTCATGTGGTAACGCATGTCCATGAGGGCCGAGGCAAGGTACTCGACGGTTGAGAATCCTTGATTGAATGTCGCCGCTTTGCGAATCTTCGCAACGAGTTCCGCCGGCATCGGCTCCCCGGTTTCGTGGTGCGTAAGATACGACTCGATCACGCGATCAGTCAGGAGCCAACGCTCCAGGAGTTGGGATTGAAACTCCGTGTAGTCCCGCAGTCCGCCGTTGAGTGTCGGATAAGCGACCTGCGACGATAAGGAATGCAACGCATGGCCAAACTCGTGGAATAGAGTGGTGGCATCGGTCCAGGAGATCAACACGGTCTGCCCTGGCGCACCCTTGATGAAGTTGGAGTTATTGGCGCTGAGAACCGTCCGCTCTCCATCGAAGCTCTCGTGCCGCCGGTAACTGGTCGCCCAGGCGCCGGATCGTTTTCCCTGACGGGCGTACGGATCCAGATACCAGAGCCCCACCCTTTCCCCGGAAGACCGGCGGGTCACCTCGTAGACGCTCATATCCTCGTGAAAGACGGGCACGGTATCGCTGGGAACGGGTGTAAATTCGAAATCGAACAGCTCGCCCGCCACGTAGTGCATCGCGGAAACGAGTCGATCCATCTGCAAGTATTGTTTTACCTCGTCGAAGTCGAGATCGTACTTGGCCTGACGGACACGCTCAGCGTAATAGCGATAATCCCACGGCTCGATGGTGATGCCCGCTCCATCCGCGTCCGCGATCGCCTGCATATCGGCAACCTCTTCCTGAACCCGGCCAAGGGCCGCCGGCCAGACAGCCTCCATCAGGTCAAGGGCCCGCTGCGGCTCACGAGCCATTCGATTCTGCAGACGCCAGTGGGCGTACGTCTCGTATCCAAGGAGTTGCACCCGTTCGTGACGTAGACGGAGAATTTCGGAGATGATCGCGTTGTTGTCGAACTCGTCGCCGTTGTCACCACGAGAGAAATACGTTCGCCAGACTTTCTCGCGGAGCGCTCTATCCGACGACGTGGTCAGAAACGGCTCCATCGACGAACGCGTGTTGGTGATGGCGTATGCCCCGTCCTGATCTCGCTCGGTTGCTGCGGCTGCGGCCGCGTCGGTGAACGACTTTGACAAGCCTCCGAGTTGGTCTGCGTTGAGATAGAGAACATAGTTCTCTTCGTCTGCCAGAACGTTATTAGAGAATTGTGTCTGGAGATCCGAGAGCCGCTTGTTGATCTCTGCGTAGCGCTCCCGGGCCGTCCCGTCCAGGGTCGCGCCGTTGCTGGCAAACCCGTCGTACGTAAGCCAGACAAGCCGGCGTTGGCTCGGACTCAGGGAGTCCATCTCGTCACTCTCGTAGACGTTCTTGATCCGTCGGAAGAGGGCATCGTTCTGGATGATCTTCGACTGGTACTCGGACAACCGTGGATTCATCTCGCGCTGGATTTCGCGAAACTCGGGTGACGATCGATTGGCGCTCCAGATCCCCCAGTAGGTAAAAACGGTCCCGATCGTTTCGCCGGCGCGCTCCATCGCGACGATCGTGTTTTCGAAATTCGCAGGTTCACTGTTTGCCGCGACGGCATCCAGTTCCTCGAGATGTGCGTCGATCGCGGTGGTGAGAGCCGAACGGACGTCGTTCAGGTCCATGCGGTCGAACGCGGGCACACCGTCGTAGGGCCCAGCGAATTCCGCGAGCAGGATGTTCATATCGCTACCCGTTCGTCCGTCGTCGGACATTTCGGCCCCCCCACAAGCCGTTAACCATATCAGCGTGACCATAATGACAGCGAGACGATTCTTCGAGTTCATGGCATTTCTCCTCCGGTCGTTTACGAGTGAAAACGGCCAGGGTTCCGGCGGTCTGGGGTGCCACCGCGAGTTCAGATCCGGAATTCTGATAATAACGTTGAGGGCGAGGCAAAATCGCGTATGTATCATAATCAGGTAAAGTTTTTTTGGCTGGGCAAGAGCGTGTTTTCCATCGATCGACGACACCCCGCGGGTGGGCTGCTCCTCGGAATGTTGAGCGTCTTTCTCATTGGCGGCTCCGTCATTCTCGCCGAGGGGCGGGGTCCCGACGAGCAGGGCGGCGGTGAACCCGCGACTCCTCGTCCTGGCGATGAATTGACCCCGGAGGCCCGCTTCCGTATCGAGGCGGAGATCGAGCGCAACGTCGATCGGCTGCGGCTGGAACGGATTCTTCCCCAGGAATCGACTCTGCAGCGAGCCAATGCCGTCCTGGCGTGGCCCGTCCGCGCCGCGGTCAGCCTGACCCAGCCTGGTCATCACGGCATCTCGAATTTCGTCGATCACGACCCGATCGCACCTGGGAGTATCGAGGACTTCGCGTGCGGTGCCCGGTCGTACGACTTGTCGACCGGCTACAACCATCAGGGAGTCGATATCTATACGTGGCCGTTCCCCTGGTTGATGATGGATCTCGATCTTGTCGAGGTCGTCGCCGCCGCCGACGGGACCATCATCCTGAAGGATGACGGCAACTTCGATCGAAGCTGCGCCCTCCAGGCCGCCCCATGGAATGCGATCTATCTGGAGCATGGCGACGGATCCCGCACCTGGTATGGCCACCTCAAGAGCGGATCGTTGACGGCAAAGGGCGTCGGGCAGACGGTGACCCAGGGCGAGTACCTCGGCATCATCGGAAGTTCGGGCAGTTCTACGGGTCCCCATCTTCACTTCGAGTCCTACGACTCGACGCTAACGCTGAACGACCCTTATAACGGGACGTGCAATCTGATGAACGCCAACAGCTGGTGGGCATCCCAACGTCCGTATTACGACTCGGCGATCAATCGTCTGACCACGGGATTTTCTCCGCCCAATTTCAACACCTGCTCCCAGCAGGAATCGCCCAACGTACAGAACGTCTTCAACCCAGGCTCCACGATCTACTTCACCGGCTACTACCGTGACCAGTTGCTCGTTCAGATGAGCACCATCACGATCTACCGACCCGACAACTCGGTCTACGCGAACTGGAATCACACCAGTAACGCGGGGTTCTACTCCGGCGCCTACTGGTGGTGGTCCCTGACGAACGTTGCGCCATCCGGACCGACAGGGGTCTGGCGCTTCGAGATCGAATTCGACGGCAAGTTCTACAACCATTATTTCCGGATCGGTGCCAATACCGGGTCGGGACGGATCCCCGGACAGAACGGAGAACCCACGCCGCTAACGATCGGTAAGGGTGTCGGGCAGCAATTGGTCCTGGACTGGGCCGATTCGTGTACGACCACCGACGTCGA is part of the Acidobacteriota bacterium genome and encodes:
- a CDS encoding DUF488 domain-containing protein, with amino-acid sequence MTRETVFTIGHSTHSTTTFVGLLRQHEITAVGDVRSSPYSRFNPQFNRETLKRDLWASGIAYVFLGDELGARRSEPECYDADGRVLYDVAARTTLFRQGLQRLRLGLQQHRIALMCAERDPIQCHRTLLICRALRDGPEEILHIRADGSAEPHAELEQRLLKRMKLPPTDLFADKDAMILRAYDSRVQKRSS
- a CDS encoding M3 family metallopeptidase, which codes for MSDDGRTGSDMNILLAEFAGPYDGVPAFDRMDLNDVRSALTTAIDAHLEELDAVAANSEPANFENTIVAMERAGETIGTVFTYWGIWSANRSSPEFREIQREMNPRLSEYQSKIIQNDALFRRIKNVYESDEMDSLSPSQRRLVWLTYDGFASNGATLDGTARERYAEINKRLSDLQTQFSNNVLADEENYVLYLNADQLGGLSKSFTDAAAAAATERDQDGAYAITNTRSSMEPFLTTSSDRALREKVWRTYFSRGDNGDEFDNNAIISEILRLRHERVQLLGYETYAHWRLQNRMAREPQRALDLMEAVWPAALGRVQEEVADMQAIADADGAGITIEPWDYRYYAERVRQAKYDLDFDEVKQYLQMDRLVSAMHYVAGELFDFEFTPVPSDTVPVFHEDMSVYEVTRRSSGERVGLWYLDPYARQGKRSGAWATSYRRHESFDGERTVLSANNSNFIKGAPGQTVLISWTDATTLFHEFGHALHSLSSQVAYPTLNGGLRDYTEFQSQLLERWLLTDRVIESYLTHHETGEPMPAELVAKIRKAATFNQGFSTVEYLASALMDMRYHMTDPAGIEPDRFERETLKTLDMPKEIVMRHRSPHFGHIFSSEGYSAGYYSYLWADVLTSDAAEAFVEAGDGFYDADLAAKLVEHLFAIQNAVDPADAYREFRGRDAGIGALMRDRGFPVPARH
- a CDS encoding serine hydrolase, translating into MKRKALAHLVALFLLFLLLVAPAPAAAKTDSDLEARLAELVERMEQRREELHIPGMALVVVKGDEVILARGFGVTDMESNNPVTDETLFMIGSTTKAFTSMLVGMMVDADKMAWDSPIADYIPYFDPTVDSEDEDARVTVRDALSHRSGFSRMGMLLTAQDVDPTDVLKVANGAEAFDGYHQAFHYNNIMFLAAGTASAKVANSDWHRLVRKRIFKPLGMTSSSTESAKIRGDLVPGYAWQEDLGELDRQPVLPIDVAAPAGAIVSNATDMGKWLRFLNGKGTYRGKQLVDDATIAEMWTSNIEIAENFGYGMGWFVREWNGHKMLEHGGNINGFSAEVGLLPDDDIGFALMTNLTATALQQESLEIVFESLLGEGESTTTDPEADTHETDEAAESLTAFLGDYVAEFGAFKDATFAVSEQDGVLFVNVPGQTNYEIRPVGDDGRRPFAVTDTVAVSFEANEDGSVDLMRMHQGGLDFELPRRGVVIEPEIDLDELAPFLGTYHSETFNGDVPVRIKNNRLAVDIPGQMAFELRLPDEDGRRRFRIREVISVSFEMDDDGRVASMTLYEGDDQSETMPRSGDPDGKPLPTVSELMAVRASDARVAAMKAMGGVMVTSRLQMVHAGLSGTSTTWGDGTRFRSESDFGRFGWVHIALTPEMGQMQTHVTPIDAIEGRRLSALIELESVAQNLDWREHFDSVKVLRWETRDDQSLLLVQLRNGDAPVIRALVDTETGDIVEYESSIPIPGANTEIPITVTLEDYREVEGVRIPFRSVAVNPESGSTVTEIDTIKTGQTLCDALFELGSEPDCAAM
- a CDS encoding peptidoglycan DD-metalloendopeptidase family protein, which produces MFSIDRRHPAGGLLLGMLSVFLIGGSVILAEGRGPDEQGGGEPATPRPGDELTPEARFRIEAEIERNVDRLRLERILPQESTLQRANAVLAWPVRAAVSLTQPGHHGISNFVDHDPIAPGSIEDFACGARSYDLSTGYNHQGVDIYTWPFPWLMMDLDLVEVVAAADGTIILKDDGNFDRSCALQAAPWNAIYLEHGDGSRTWYGHLKSGSLTAKGVGQTVTQGEYLGIIGSSGSSTGPHLHFESYDSTLTLNDPYNGTCNLMNANSWWASQRPYYDSAINRLTTGFSPPNFNTCSQQESPNVQNVFNPGSTIYFTGYYRDQLLVQMSTITIYRPDNSVYANWNHTSNAGFYSGAYWWWSLTNVAPSGPTGVWRFEIEFDGKFYNHYFRIGANTGSGRIPGQNGEPTPLTIGKGVGQQLVLDWADSCTTTDVDYEIYEGRIGGWYGHEPIACTTESAVTATIDPDLGDRYYLVVPTDTIEEGSHGRNSQGVERSPGSSSCLTQTIAICP